The following is a genomic window from Chryseobacterium ginsenosidimutans.
CTTTAATAGCATCTCCGGTACTGTAACCCGGTTTTGGAGTTCCGTTGATGGTAACCGCATTAAATAAGTTGTTTCTTGTCACCGTTTCAGGTCCGAACGTTCTTTTTAAAGTCACTAATGTTTTTACAGGAACCATTTCACCTGTTTTATTTTTAACATAGATTCCTTCCAGAGAATTCGCGTCTGTACGATAAGGAATATCTGCCTGAGCCATTACTCTGTAGTATTTCCCGAATCTGTTGAAATCTGAAACGAAGCTACTTCCGTAATAGATCTGCATCGTCTGCATCAATTCTGTGATAGAAACTCCCAGCTGATTGGCTTTATCTGAATCTACATCAATTGTATATTGTGGATTTCCAGCTGCATAGGTGGTAAAGGCAAATGCAATTTCCGGACGTTTCATTAATTCTCCAATAAATGCCTGAGTTGTTGTTCCTAATTGTTCGAAAGAACCGTTGGTTTTATCCTGAAGCATAAATTCGAAACCGGAAACGTTACCAAATCCCTGAATGGTAGGGAAGTTGAAGAAGAATGCATTGGCATCTTTCACTTGTGATACTTTTCCTGTTAATGCTGCAGCAATTTGATCAGGATCTTTCATTTCACCACGCTGCTCATAATCTTTAAGCTTAATAAAACCTGCAGAATAGGGAGAAGCATTGGCATTACTGATAAAGTTCAAACCGTCTGCAACCCAAAGGTGGTTTTTAGCTTTTTCACCGTTAATGATTTGATCAATCTGTTCTGTTGCTTTGTGAGTTCTGTCTAATGAACTTCCCGGAGGAGTGTTCACAGCATACAAAATGAAACCTTGGTCTTCTGTCGGAATAAATCCTGAAGGAGCTTTTTTAATTAAGAAAACACTTGAAGCAATAAGAAGGGCTAAACCACCGATTGCAACCCATTTATTTTTAATTAAAAACTTAAGGCTATAGATGTATTTTCTGGTCATATTATCAAAACTTGCATTGAAAGCATTGAAAAATCTTGCTCCAAAACCTGTTTTCTTCCCATGTTCACCGTGTGTCCCTTGAGGATCATTCAAGAACATGGCGCATAAAGCAGGACTTAATGTTAAGGCGTTGACTGCAGAAATCAGAATCGCAATTACCAATGTAAAAGCAAACTGTCTGTAGAAAACTCCTGCAGGACCCTGCATGAAACCAACCGGAATGAATACGGCACACATTACCAATGTAATAGAGATAATCGCACCGGAAATTTCACTCATTGAACTTATTGTAGCATGTTCTACAGGCATTCCTGTACGCTCCATTTTTGAATGGACGGCTTCGACGACGACAATTGCATCATCCACCACAATACCAATGGCGAGTACCAATGCGAACAGGGTCAACATATTGATACTGAATCCAAATAATTGAAGGAAAAAGAATGTACCAATAATCGCAACCGGAACGGCAATCGCAGGAATTAATGTAGATCTGAAATCCTGAAGGAAAATAAATACCACAATAAATACCAAAACGAATGCAATTACTAAAGTCTCAACAACCTGATGAATAGATGCATCCAGAAAATCCTTAGAATTGTACATGATGATCGGCTCAACTCCTTTTGGAAGGGTCGTTTTCATCTGATCAACCTGCTTTTCAATTTCAGTTAAGATTTCATTGGCGTTTGAACCTGCAGTTTGAAGGATGGCAAATCCGGCAACGGGCTTACCATCCACTCTGTTAGCTGCTGTGTACGTATATGAACCGAATTCTACTCTTGCCACATCTTTCAGTCTTAAAAAAGAACCGTCGCTGTTCGCTTTAATGGCAATGTTTTCGTAGTCTTCGTTTTTGTTTAATTTACCTTTATACTTTAAAATATATTCGTAAGTTTCTTTACTTCCCTGTCCAAGACGACCGGGGGCTGCTTCCAGGTTGTGATCTTTTACTGCTGCCAAAACTTCCTGTGGAGAAAGATTGTTGGCTGCTAATCTGTCAGGTTTCAACCAAAGTCTCATCGAATAATCTCTCGTTCCGAAAACCTGTGCCTGAGCAACTCCGGGAATACGCTGGATTTGTGGAATTACATTGATTTTCAAATAATTCTGAAGGAAAAGTTCGTCATATTGTTTCGGATCGTCACTTGATAATCCCATAAACATAATCATACTGTTCTGAACTTTCTGCGTAGAAATTC
Proteins encoded in this region:
- a CDS encoding efflux RND transporter permease subunit, with translation MLKQFIERPVLSTVISIILLLLGALSLFNLPIALFPDIAPPSVQVAAFYPGANAEVVARSVATPIEEAVNGVENMTYMTSNSSNDGTMTLSVFFKQGSDADNAAVNVQNRVSKAMSQLPQEVVQAGISTQKVQNSMIMFMGLSSDDPKQYDELFLQNYLKINVIPQIQRIPGVAQAQVFGTRDYSMRLWLKPDRLAANNLSPQEVLAAVKDHNLEAAPGRLGQGSKETYEYILKYKGKLNKNEDYENIAIKANSDGSFLRLKDVARVEFGSYTYTAANRVDGKPVAGFAILQTAGSNANEILTEIEKQVDQMKTTLPKGVEPIIMYNSKDFLDASIHQVVETLVIAFVLVFIVVFIFLQDFRSTLIPAIAVPVAIIGTFFFLQLFGFSINMLTLFALVLAIGIVVDDAIVVVEAVHSKMERTGMPVEHATISSMSEISGAIISITLVMCAVFIPVGFMQGPAGVFYRQFAFTLVIAILISAVNALTLSPALCAMFLNDPQGTHGEHGKKTGFGARFFNAFNASFDNMTRKYIYSLKFLIKNKWVAIGGLALLIASSVFLIKKAPSGFIPTEDQGFILYAVNTPPGSSLDRTHKATEQIDQIINGEKAKNHLWVADGLNFISNANASPYSAGFIKLKDYEQRGEMKDPDQIAAALTGKVSQVKDANAFFFNFPTIQGFGNVSGFEFMLQDKTNGSFEQLGTTTQAFIGELMKRPEIAFAFTTYAAGNPQYTIDVDSDKANQLGVSITELMQTMQIYYGSSFVSDFNRFGKYYRVMAQADIPYRTDANSLEGIYVKNKTGEMVPVKTLVTLKRTFGPETVTRNNLFNAVTINGTPKPGYSTGDAIKAVEEVAQKSLPRGFGYEWTGITREEIKTGGQTTFIFMLSILFVYFLLAAQYESYILPFAVILTIPTGIFGVFAFTGLAGIDNNIYVQVGLIMLVGLLAKNAILIVEFAVQRRKAGRSLLESALQASRLRLRPILMTSFAFIVGMLPLVWSQGAAAKGNHSIGISTVGGMFTGVVFGIFIIPVMFVIFQYLHEKMPSRKNKRLQKQKLEAELLAAAH